In Sphingopyxis sp. 113P3, one DNA window encodes the following:
- the gluQRS gene encoding tRNA glutamyl-Q(34) synthetase GluQRS, protein MLTRFAPSPTGELHLGHAYSALAAHDAARGAGGAFRLRIDDIDGSRSREIYVDAALADLAWLGLGWDGAPVRQSERLGAYDAALADLAARGLVYPCFCTRADIAASLAAPHGPAGALYPGTCRHLLPGDRERRMAQEPHCWRLDMRRAAALAGKLWWEEEGQGLRAADPAAHGDIVLARKDAPASYHLASTLDDAAMGVTHVVRGADLIASTDVHRLLQALLGLSTPLYRHHALVCDTAGQRLAKRDAAASLAALRARGVDGKKLAADLRAGRLPSGYSLRMP, encoded by the coding sequence ATGCTGACCAGGTTCGCGCCCAGTCCAACGGGCGAACTCCATCTCGGTCACGCCTATAGCGCGCTCGCAGCGCATGACGCGGCGCGCGGCGCGGGCGGCGCGTTCCGCCTTCGCATCGACGATATTGATGGCAGCCGGTCACGCGAGATCTATGTTGATGCGGCGCTCGCCGACCTCGCCTGGCTCGGGCTGGGCTGGGACGGCGCGCCGGTGCGTCAGTCCGAGCGCCTCGGCGCTTATGACGCGGCGCTCGCCGATCTTGCTGCGCGCGGCCTTGTCTACCCCTGTTTCTGCACCCGCGCTGACATCGCGGCGAGCCTCGCGGCGCCGCATGGCCCGGCCGGCGCCCTTTATCCTGGCACGTGCCGCCATCTCTTGCCGGGCGACCGCGAGCGGCGGATGGCGCAGGAGCCTCATTGCTGGCGGCTCGACATGCGCCGCGCCGCAGCGCTCGCGGGCAAGCTCTGGTGGGAGGAAGAAGGGCAGGGGCTGCGTGCCGCCGACCCCGCGGCACACGGCGACATCGTTCTTGCGCGCAAGGATGCGCCCGCCAGCTATCATCTTGCGAGCACGCTCGACGACGCCGCGATGGGGGTCACTCATGTCGTGCGCGGCGCCGATCTCATCGCCTCGACCGACGTACACCGCCTGCTCCAGGCGCTGCTGGGGCTTTCCACCCCCCTTTATCGCCACCACGCGCTCGTCTGTGACACCGCCGGGCAGCGCCTTGCCAAGCGCGACGCGGCGGCGTCGCTCGCGGCGCTCCGCGCGCGCGGGGTCGACGGCAA